The Sorangiineae bacterium MSr11367 genome window below encodes:
- a CDS encoding glycoside hydrolase family 78 protein encodes MKTRSLRVAGTVIIGLSIGIACAPTSGPPASIDDDALSTSALRIARLRAEYRVNPLGIDVERPRLDWQLASDALGKRQTAYRIVVASSLEVLARGRGDLWDSGKVVSDETSQISYGGAPLASRQRAFWKVRAWDENGNATPWSEPAWWERGLAAADWQAQWIASSSPVPTLTSAQWIWFPEGDPTSTAPAAERFFRKTFTLPAGTHVTSATCMLTVDDEFELFVNGTSLGYEKRWNDVKRFNIAKYLTSGANVLAVRAINTSQSPAGLIARADIAFTTDDATASSITFSSDPTWRTSASLSPGWPSTTYDDSAWPVSKALAAYGGGPWGKPKAGSAPGYLRTHFRAAKAKRARVYATALGLYELWLNGQKVGNEYLTPGFTDYRKRLQVQTYDVTALLAEGDNALGAVIADGWYNGKVGFLGRGDHFGAGPNRALVQLELERDDGTRTVVTSNGTWKSHEGPGFAADLLDGETYDARNELDGWSTAAYDDSSWPTAQLVPNDGSTRALVADVTAGVRATQELTPVSVQEIRPGVFLFDLGQNMVGRARLRVQGRRGSTLQLRFGEVLDPDGTLYTDNLRGAKATDVYTLRGGAAETFEPHFTTHGFRYVELSGDTAALVERPTLGTVTGVVLHSDMTPAGTFETSAAILNRLQSNIVWGQRGNFVSVPTDCPQRDERLGWMGDAQVFVRTAAFNMDVASFFTKWTRDVDDGQSPAGAFPDVAPNPNFNVGSPAWGDAGVIVPWTMYLAYGDTRALGEHYPAMARWVDYIRNANPHFLWRHQRSNDYGDWLSIDADTDKEVLATAFYAHSADLVARTARVLGKTTEADAYAALFTSIKDAFNRAYVTADGTIRSNTQTAYALALRFELLPENLRAAAASHLIADVEARGHLSTGFVGVAHLLPVLTAYGRVDLAYRLLNTDTFPSWLYSIKKGATTIWERWDGIRPNGQFQDPGMNSFNHYSFGSVGEWMYATIAGIELDEAHPGYKHFFVRPRPGGGLDSATGKLDTLHGTIASQWNIAEGVFTLNVTVPVNTTATVVVPFIQKEYTVGSGRYVFTARVP; translated from the coding sequence ATGAAGACGAGATCTCTTCGCGTTGCGGGTACCGTGATCATCGGCCTATCGATCGGCATCGCCTGCGCGCCGACGAGCGGCCCGCCGGCTTCGATCGACGACGATGCGCTCTCCACGAGCGCACTTCGCATCGCACGGTTGCGTGCGGAGTACCGCGTGAACCCTTTGGGCATCGACGTCGAGCGCCCACGGCTCGATTGGCAGCTCGCATCCGACGCGCTCGGAAAACGTCAAACCGCGTACCGCATTGTCGTCGCCAGCAGCCTCGAAGTCCTCGCGCGCGGCCGGGGGGATCTCTGGGACAGCGGCAAGGTCGTCTCCGACGAAACGAGCCAAATTTCCTATGGTGGCGCGCCATTGGCCTCACGCCAGCGCGCATTCTGGAAGGTCCGCGCCTGGGACGAAAATGGCAACGCCACGCCGTGGAGCGAGCCCGCATGGTGGGAACGTGGCCTTGCCGCGGCCGATTGGCAAGCGCAGTGGATCGCCTCCTCCTCGCCCGTGCCGACGTTGACATCCGCCCAATGGATCTGGTTCCCCGAAGGCGATCCCACCTCCACGGCGCCGGCCGCCGAACGCTTCTTCCGAAAGACCTTCACCCTGCCCGCGGGCACCCATGTCACGTCGGCGACGTGCATGCTCACCGTGGACGACGAGTTCGAACTCTTCGTCAATGGAACGAGCCTAGGCTACGAGAAGCGTTGGAACGATGTGAAACGTTTCAATATCGCAAAATATCTAACATCGGGTGCCAACGTTCTCGCGGTCCGCGCCATCAACACCTCGCAAAGCCCTGCAGGCCTCATTGCCCGTGCGGACATCGCCTTCACCACCGACGATGCCACCGCCTCCAGCATCACCTTCTCCAGCGACCCGACCTGGAGAACCTCCGCATCGCTTTCCCCCGGCTGGCCATCCACCACCTACGACGACTCGGCTTGGCCTGTCTCGAAGGCCCTCGCTGCCTACGGCGGTGGCCCGTGGGGCAAGCCCAAGGCCGGCTCTGCCCCGGGGTACCTGCGCACGCATTTCCGGGCGGCGAAAGCCAAACGCGCGCGCGTCTACGCCACCGCCCTCGGCCTCTACGAACTGTGGCTCAATGGCCAAAAGGTCGGCAACGAGTACCTTACCCCCGGCTTCACCGATTACCGCAAGCGCCTCCAAGTCCAGACCTACGACGTCACCGCACTTCTCGCGGAGGGCGACAACGCCCTCGGTGCCGTCATCGCCGACGGCTGGTACAACGGCAAAGTCGGTTTCCTCGGTCGTGGCGACCATTTCGGCGCCGGCCCGAACCGCGCCCTCGTTCAACTCGAACTCGAGCGCGACGACGGCACGCGCACCGTCGTCACCAGCAATGGCACGTGGAAGTCCCACGAGGGGCCCGGCTTTGCGGCGGATTTGCTCGATGGTGAAACCTACGACGCCCGCAACGAGCTCGATGGCTGGTCCACCGCCGCCTACGATGACAGCTCGTGGCCGACCGCCCAGCTCGTCCCCAACGACGGCTCCACGCGCGCCCTCGTGGCCGACGTTACCGCCGGCGTGCGCGCGACGCAGGAGCTCACCCCCGTCTCCGTCCAGGAGATCCGACCCGGCGTCTTCCTCTTCGACCTCGGGCAAAACATGGTGGGCCGGGCGCGCCTTCGCGTGCAGGGCCGCCGCGGGAGCACGCTCCAACTCCGCTTTGGCGAGGTGCTCGACCCCGACGGAACGCTGTACACCGACAACCTGCGCGGTGCCAAAGCCACGGACGTCTACACCTTGCGCGGAGGTGCCGCGGAGACCTTCGAGCCGCACTTCACCACCCACGGTTTCCGCTACGTCGAGCTATCGGGCGACACCGCGGCGCTCGTCGAAAGGCCCACCCTCGGGACCGTCACCGGCGTGGTCCTGCACTCGGACATGACCCCGGCCGGCACCTTCGAAACCTCCGCCGCGATCCTCAACCGCCTGCAGAGCAACATCGTCTGGGGCCAGCGCGGAAACTTCGTCTCCGTGCCCACGGATTGCCCGCAGCGCGATGAGCGGCTCGGCTGGATGGGCGATGCGCAAGTCTTCGTCAGGACGGCGGCCTTCAACATGGATGTCGCGAGCTTCTTCACCAAGTGGACGCGCGACGTGGACGATGGCCAATCGCCCGCCGGCGCCTTTCCCGATGTCGCGCCGAACCCCAACTTCAACGTGGGTAGCCCCGCATGGGGCGATGCCGGCGTGATCGTACCCTGGACGATGTACCTCGCGTACGGTGACACTCGCGCGCTCGGCGAGCACTATCCGGCCATGGCCCGATGGGTCGACTACATCCGAAACGCCAATCCCCATTTCCTCTGGCGCCATCAGCGCTCCAACGATTACGGCGATTGGCTCTCCATCGACGCCGACACCGACAAGGAAGTCCTGGCCACCGCCTTTTACGCCCATAGCGCCGACCTGGTCGCCCGCACGGCCCGCGTCCTCGGCAAAACCACCGAGGCCGATGCCTATGCGGCGCTTTTCACCTCGATCAAAGATGCCTTCAATCGGGCCTACGTCACGGCCGATGGGACCATTCGCAGCAACACGCAGACGGCCTATGCCCTGGCCCTTCGCTTCGAGCTTCTCCCGGAGAACCTTCGCGCCGCGGCGGCGAGCCATCTCATTGCGGACGTCGAAGCCCGTGGTCATCTCAGCACGGGATTCGTCGGCGTCGCGCACTTGCTGCCCGTCCTCACCGCCTATGGCCGCGTCGACCTCGCGTACCGACTCCTGAATACGGACACGTTTCCGTCGTGGCTCTATTCAATCAAAAAGGGCGCCACCACCATCTGGGAGCGCTGGGACGGCATCCGCCCCAATGGGCAATTCCAGGACCCGGGGATGAACTCGTTCAACCACTATTCCTTCGGCTCCGTCGGCGAGTGGATGTACGCGACCATCGCTGGCATCGAGCTCGACGAAGCCCACCCCGGCTACAAGCATTTCTTCGTGCGTCCGCGGCCCGGCGGCGGTCTCGATTCCGCCACCGGCAAGCTCGATACGCTTCACGGCACCATCGCGAGCCAATGGAACATCGCGGAAGGCGTCTTCACCCTGAACGTCACCGTTCCGGTCAACACCACGGCGACCGTGGTCGTTCCCTTCATCCAGAAGGAATACACCGTCGGTTCGGGGCGCTACGTCTTCACGGCACGGGTGCCGTAA
- a CDS encoding DUF4239 domain-containing protein, whose product MDLLWIYTLPDAWFCTVVVLATVIVGVAGLFLTRGFVRRHLAPEGEKNELVSYFLAAIGVFYGITLGLIAVGTWQGFADVQKGVSDEAAKAASLYRDLSQFPEPERTDLRDDLRDYTKAVIQKTWPALQRGETPKETTEVLVRFIDHLGAFEPKNAREQVLFAEVQRELNEMNELRRKRIEAANSSLPGAVWAMVYAGAILNIAVCWLFVSKSIRLHATLVGLMSALIGFLLFVTLELDRPFRGDLSIPPDAFQLVLDDVMTTDREPRNPPTAHRTSKPVTAPVP is encoded by the coding sequence ATGGACTTGTTGTGGATATATACCCTTCCAGACGCTTGGTTCTGCACCGTCGTGGTGTTGGCAACGGTCATCGTCGGGGTGGCAGGGCTCTTCCTGACGCGCGGATTCGTGCGGCGGCACCTCGCTCCGGAGGGTGAGAAAAACGAGCTCGTTAGCTATTTTTTGGCCGCCATTGGTGTCTTTTACGGAATTACCCTGGGGTTGATCGCGGTCGGCACATGGCAGGGCTTCGCCGATGTGCAAAAGGGCGTTTCCGACGAGGCGGCGAAGGCCGCGTCGCTCTACCGCGACCTGTCACAATTCCCGGAACCCGAGCGGACGGACCTTCGGGATGATTTGCGCGACTACACGAAAGCCGTCATCCAAAAGACATGGCCCGCACTGCAGCGTGGTGAGACCCCGAAGGAAACGACGGAGGTCCTCGTGCGCTTCATCGACCACCTGGGCGCCTTCGAGCCCAAGAACGCACGCGAGCAGGTTCTCTTTGCAGAGGTGCAGCGAGAGCTCAACGAAATGAACGAGCTGCGTCGCAAACGCATCGAGGCCGCGAACAGCAGTCTCCCGGGCGCCGTGTGGGCCATGGTCTACGCGGGCGCCATCCTCAACATCGCCGTCTGCTGGCTATTCGTCAGCAAGAGCATCCGATTGCACGCGACCCTGGTCGGGCTCATGTCCGCGTTGATCGGATTTCTCCTGTTCGTCACATTGGAATTGGACCGTCCCTTCCGGGGAGACTTGAGCATCCCCCCGGATGCCTTCCAGCTCGTGCTGGATGACGTGATGACGACGGACCGCGAGCCTCGCAACCCTCCGACGGCCCATCGGACGTCGAAGCCGGTTACGGCACCCGTGCCGTGA